A genome region from Lucilia cuprina isolate Lc7/37 chromosome 3, ASM2204524v1, whole genome shotgun sequence includes the following:
- the LOC111674991 gene encoding zinc finger protein 391-like, which produces MNTKSANNMRNLCRTCMMRFTKLQRESAIKNKQNLYEVPNGGKDHSLMELLEMVHPDIKVEVNEHLPMLMCSDCIKKLLIVHEFIEMYKNVNKQFRNMLKQVEIDDSQGNLSPLQESIEIIEINDQDEEVLDKEKEDDAYKLTELEVEEVHVEELEKDEVDVNDWPEFDDEPIHDFSEENENKEYYFTNPYSDDETDEIEPFFKNPYSDASDNEWNPSEFVQKNNISLKSITGKRKSNNKTNNETTTIPYSTASDDEWTPSETAQKNTSSAKPKTRKQNLKNKINDEITAQISSKKVKRKKLISKNKKQNDENPQLPADNENVSFPCQKCNIVLDNEQLWQEHLQFHRLGKTVTKSDNSTTARTERGYECEHCGKVYSKNTSFKVHMRIHTGDAPYLCIECGKSFKVLGSLNIHMLRHKGEKNIQCPHCPKKFVCASGLYGHMMVHKKEKPFVCDICGAAFHMAYMLRKHNLYHNGIKNYPCEHCDMRFVTAEKQRRHMRTHTGEKPYRCKYCERAFAQSNDCIKHLRQHLGDNVYQCELCPLRFPLARDLRAHFASHKDDDEETRARNLQARMEEEKNLRIKLGIKET; this is translated from the exons atgAATACAAAATCTGCCAACAATATGCGGAATCTTTGCAGAACGTGTATGATGAGGTTTACGAAACTCCAACGTGAAAGCGCTATTAAGAATAAGCAAAACCTTTATGAGGTACCCAATGGAGGTAAAGATCACAGTTTGATGGAACTACTTGAAATGGTGCATCCTGACATAAAAGTGGAAGTCAATGAACATCTACCCATGCTTATGTGTTCagattgtattaaaaaattattaattgttcACGAATTTATCGAGATGTACAAAAACGTCAATAAACAATTCCGTAATATGTTAAAACAAGTTGAAATTGACGACAGTCAAGGGAATCTAAGTCCATTACAGGAATCCATAGAAATTATTGAGATAAATGATCAAGATGAGGAGGTCTTAGATAAGGAAAAAGAAGATGATGCCTATAAATTAACAGAGTTAGAAGTTGAAGAAGTGCATGTTGAGGAGCTGGAAAAAgatgaagtagacgtaaatgaTTGGCCAGAATTTGATGATGAACCAATACATGATTTTTCGgaggaaaatgaaaataaagaatattatttCACAAATCCCTACAGCGATGACGAAACAGATGAGATagaaccattttttaaaaacccTTATAGCGATGCTAGTGATAACGAGTGGAACCCTAGTGAATTTGT CCAAAAGAACAATATTTCTCTCAAATCCATTACtggaaaaagaaaatcaaacaataaaacaaataatgaaacaaCTACAATTCCCTATAGCACTGCTAGTGATGACGAGTGGACACCTAGTGAAACTGC CCAAAAAAATACGTCTTCTGCAAAACCCAAAAcccgaaaacaaaatttaaaaaacaaaataaatgacgAAATCACGGCACAAATATCTTCAAAGAaagtcaaaagaaaaaagttgatatcaaaaaataaaaagcaaaatgaTGAAAATCCACAATTGCCTGCAGATAATGAAAATGTTAGTTTTCCATGCCAAAAATGCAATATAGTTTTGGATAACGAACAACTTTGGCAGGAGCATTTGCAGTTTCATCGATTGGGTAAAACAGTTACCAAATCAGACAACTCAACTACAGCTCGAACTGAAAGGGGCTACGAATGTGAACATTGTGGCAAAG TATATTCCAAAAATACATCATTTAAGGTTCATATGCGAATACATACGG GTGATGCTCCATACTTGTGTATTGAATgtggaaaaagttttaaagttttgggAAGTTTAAATATACACATGTTACGGCATAAGGGAGAGAAAAATATTCAATGTCCGCATTGTCCCAAGAAATTTGTGTGCGCAAGTGGTTTATACGGTCATATGATGgttcacaaaaaagaaaagccATTTGTATGTGATATTTGTGGAGCTGCCTTCCATATGGCCTATATGTTAAGAAAACACAATCTCTATCATAATGGCATTAAAAATTATCCATGTGAACATTGTGATATGCGCTTTGTTACTGCCGAAAAGCAACGTCGTCATATGCGTACACATACAGGAGAAAAGCCGTATCGTTGCAAATATTGCGAGAGAGCTTTTGCACAAAGTAATGATTGCATTAAACATTTGCGGCAACACTTAGGCGATAATGTCTATCAATGTGAATTATGTCCGCTAAGATTTCCATTGGCTAGAGATTTACGTGCACATTTTGCCTCACATAAAGATGACGATGAAGAAACTCGAGCACGTAATTTGCAGGCTCGTatggaagaagaaaaaaatttgagaaTTAAATTGGGAattaaagaaacttaa